The genomic interval CTGATGAAGGAGGCCGTGCAGGAACTGGAAGACCTGGACCGCCTCGAGGCCGGCCGCCTCGTGCTCTGCACGTCCGACACCACGGGTTGCTACCGTCTGCCGGCCATACTCAAGTCCTTCCAGGAACGCTATCCCGGCATTGACATCGTCGTGAAGAACGCCACGTCTTTGCGGACTATCCAGGCCGTGGTCGACGGTGAGGTGGATCTCGGCGTGGTCACGCTGGCCTATCTGCCCAGAGAGATCGAGACGATCCCGCTGTTTTCCCGCCAGGACGTGCTGATCACGCCGCCGGGCCATCCCCTGGCGGACCGACGGACGGTGCACCTCAAGGACATGGAGCAGTATCCGCTGATCCTGCTCGACCAGCACTGCGCCTCCCGGCGGCTCATCGACGATCTGTGCGGGCAATCCCGGGTGCAGCTCGACGTCGCCATGGAGCTGAGTTCGATCGAGGTGATCAAGCACTTCGTGCGCATCGAGGCGGGCCTGTCCATCGTCCCCTCCGTCGCCATCCAGGAAGAGCTGGAGAACGGCACGCTCGCGCAGGTCGCGATCGGGGACTTCCGTAACCGGTCCCGCCAGAAAATGGGCGCGGTCTACCTGAAGGGGCGGTATCTGTCGCGGGCGGCCCGCAGTTTTCTGGAGGCCCTGCAGGGGTATTTCAGGCCGGGCAGGAAGATCGCGGCGGGACGCGGTAAGCCGGTTAGCTGATCGGACTTTCTGAAGTGGCGCTATACGGCGTTGCAAGCAGGCGGCAAACGGGAACAGATCTTGCACTCAGACGTATACTTGTAAAGGTTTAATTGTCCCCGGGAGATCGGAGCGCACGCCAGGAGGTGTATCGTGAAACGACGTAACCTGTCCCTCTTTGTAATGTCGGCCGTGATGCTGTCTTTCGTCCTGGTCTCAGTGGCAGGCTGCGCAGCACGCAGGCCCGCGCTCGTGGAATCCAAAGACCTGGTCGCAGTATCCGTCATGCCGGCCGGCCCCAAGAACTGGTTGTACACGGTCGAGACGAAAAACGCCGAGTACCTGACGAGCGTGGAATTCATCTCTCCGGACCTGGAGGGGTTCAAGGTGCTCGCGCTGCCCGAGGAGATCAAAATCACCCAGCAGACGACACCCGATGGCATCAAAGTAAACCTGTGGGGAAGCATCTATGGCGATCGGTACACCCAGTTCCGCAGCCTGCGGCTAATTCTGGCCAGCGACATGCCCAGGAGTCGAGGTGAGATAAACATCCGGGTAACCGATTTTCGTGGAAACACCACGACGATCGAATCCATTGCGGGGCCAGTCGCCGCCAGGATAGGCACGCCCCGATACGCCTGGCAACGCGCCTGGCGATCTTACGAAATTATGCCCCAGCATTTCGGCCGGTTTCCGGACAACCTGGTTGGAATCTCGTTTATCGGGAACTGACCTCGCAATTGGTGCCTGGAATCTATCGGTAGGATTGGCAAACGCGGATTAACGCTGACGTTTTTTCTTCCATTCCTTAGGACCTGCACCTCGTCCCAAAATGACTCCAGCGGCCGCGGAAGGTGAACCGAACGGGTAGTCTTGTCCGAATTCCAAAAAAGTACCCGTATCTTCCAGAACCCCCTTCTTTTGAAGGTCGCGTCTGATGTCCAATAGGTGACTGGGCATTGTCTGTACAGTTTCCTTAACGGCTTGAGATCCCGCCAGCACAGTGAACCCGCTTGATCCCTCAAAACCTCTCGCTTCGACGCCTTTCCCGTTAAGGTGCAGGATGCTGGTGATTTTACCTGGTTTGCCCGATTTTTCGAAGAAATGAATACCAATCACCGGCAGGCATAACAGCATGTCGCGTAAGTAAGATTCGGCATCGGCCCGGTCAGCCCAATCGAGGGTGGGAACCTTAGGTACCGCGACACCTTCCAACTCGCAACGTTTGGCTTCTTCTGCCAAGGGCTACCAACCGTGCCTCCAAATAACGGATGTTCGCTTTATCGAGGAATTGGTCCTTGCTTAAAAACACAACGCAGTGGGTCCAGAAATCCTTGTTGTTATTGTGGTGATTTAGTTGTGACTTAAGGTTGTCACTCTCACCGATGTAAACTCTGGGCAGGTATCCTTCCGGTATGTATTCCCAGAGTATGTAAACGCCAGAGGTTTCAAGTACATCCAACTCTCGAACTTCCTCGTAGTTCGCTCGTGGGAATACAATCCCCTGTCCTGTCCATAGGGGTTTTGTGATGAAACACAACCCTTCAGGATCACCGGTAGGGAAGAATATACGTAGCGAGAATGCCGTCTTTTTTGACATTGATGTGTTATCCTTCGTATGATAGAGCGAATTATCAGGTCGAATGTATACTGACAATGGACGTTGGCAGGAAATTAGAAACTAGTATCAGCCCGCCTCCAGTACGCTGACCCCCGGCAGTACCTTGCCCTCCAGCAGTTCCAACGAAGCGCCCCCGCCCGTGGATACGTGGCTCATGCGGCCGGCAAGCCCGAAGGTGTTGACGGCCGCCGCGGTATCGCCACCGCCGATGATGGTGACCGCGCCGAGATCGGTGGCGTCCGCAATGGCGTGGGCGATCGCCTGCGTTCCCCCCGCGAAGGCTACCAATTCGAAGACCCCCATGGGGCCGTTCCAAAGTATCGTACCTGCTTCGGAGATGGCTTCGGCGAATTGACGCCGGGTTTCCGGACCGATATCTAGGCCCATGGATCCGTCGGGGATCTGGTCGACGTACAGCGCAGCCGCTCTGGAGTCAATAGACTCGGCAACAACATGATCCACAGGGAGTAATACCGGTTTACCCAGGCCGGCGGCTTGGTCCAGGATATCCGCCGCGAAATCCATTCGATCTTCCTCCACTTGGCTGTTTCCTACTGCCTTGCCGCGACTGGCGAGGAAGGTATACGCCATGCCCCCGCCGATAATCAGCGCGTCGGCGATCTCGATAAACCGGTGCGTCGCACCGATCTTGTCCGACACCTTGGCCCCGCCGAGCATAACGACTAACTTCCCCTTCGGGCTTTCAATCGCACCCGAGAGATAGTCCAGCT from Gemmatimonadota bacterium carries:
- a CDS encoding LysR family transcriptional regulator encodes the protein MNLSYDQAVAFHAVARHGSFSLAAKALFRSQSAVSIQVAKLEGEIGQPLFHRTTRHLALTEAGKVLLKYVSEMEGLMKEAVQELEDLDRLEAGRLVLCTSDTTGCYRLPAILKSFQERYPGIDIVVKNATSLRTIQAVVDGEVDLGVVTLAYLPREIETIPLFSRQDVLITPPGHPLADRRTVHLKDMEQYPLILLDQHCASRRLIDDLCGQSRVQLDVAMELSSIEVIKHFVRIEAGLSIVPSVAIQEELENGTLAQVAIGDFRNRSRQKMGAVYLKGRYLSRAARSFLEALQGYFRPGRKIAAGRGKPVS
- a CDS encoding phosphoglycerate kinase, producing MNVRSLTDLELSGRRVLVRVDYNVPLGEAGNLTDDTRIRASLPTLRHILDHGGRAILMTHLGRPKRVTEDLRVRPVADRLSKLLGQPVGYVRETIGPAARRAAETLKDGECLMLENVRFNDGETRNDPELARELATLGDVYVNDAFGTAHRAHASTEGVARLLRERAAGLLMQKELDYLSGAIESPKGKLVVMLGGAKVSDKIGATHRFIEIADALIIGGGMAYTFLASRGKAVGNSQVEEDRMDFAADILDQAAGLGKPVLLPVDHVVAESIDSRAAALYVDQIPDGSMGLDIGPETRRQFAEAISEAGTILWNGPMGVFELVAFAGGTQAIAHAIADATDLGAVTIIGGGDTAAAVNTFGLAGRMSHVSTGGGASLELLEGKVLPGVSVLEAG
- a CDS encoding DUF4357 domain-containing protein — its product is MAEEAKRCELEGVAVPKVPTLDWADRADAESYLRDMLLCLPVIGIHFFEKSGKPGKITSILHLNGKGVEARGFEGSSGFTVLAGSQAVKETVQTMPSHLLDIRRDLQKKGVLEDTGTFLEFGQDYPFGSPSAAAGVILGRGAGPKEWKKKRQR